The Acropora muricata isolate sample 2 chromosome 7, ASM3666990v1, whole genome shotgun sequence genomic interval AAACACTAAAAACTAAAGCTAAGTTTGTTTGAGTGGGCTGAACAATTGGATGCCCTTGGACAATTTCCGGTCAAGTAATGATAAGACTGAGCTCCTGGTTCTACGCGTTAAACATCGCCCTAAGCCACCATTAGATCCAATTACTGTGGGTGATGCCAGATCTCGCGCACGGAACACTGGCGCCGTCTTTGATACCATGAGTTTCGAGGAACATGTCATTGAACTATGCAGAACTGCTTTTTTTCACATCACAGAGAAACAGTTGTACACGCTTATGAATCCCTTAGCATTGTCCCTACCAAAACACTTGTGTATGCATTAGTAACGTCTCTGCTAGATTAATGTAATGTGCTCCTCTATGGCCTGATTATCTTGTTGAAAGGCTACAATATATGTTATAAACGCAACGGCCAAAGTTATCACTTGCAAGCGAAAATTTGATCACGTCACACCACTGCTTATTAAGCATTTACGGTCAGCGTATtgtttttaagattttattgtACACTCCATGGCGTGACTCCAACTTTCCTGACTGAGCTCACCGGTTCATATGTTCCTAGACGAGCTCTTAGGTCTGCTGACAAACTTCTGCTGGACCAGCCAACACACACGCTCGAATTGATTGGCTTGAGGCCTTTCTCAGTGTGCGCGCCGTACCTCTGGAATTCCCTTCCATTTGAGATTAAAAGCAGCGCATTTGTCCTTATATTTAAACCTAAGCTGACCTATCTTTTTCGGCAAGCCTATTTTTAGACTTTTGACTTTTTCGATTTTTAGGACTTTTAGACTTTTGACATTGTCGATTGCATGGTTTTTTATATTGCTCTATTAGTAGTTTTTAGTGATGAGATTACAATGTATTTGACCCCGAAAGGCGCATTAGGGCGTTAGGAAAATACGCTATAAaagtttaaatttaatttaatttttcgGTAATTCACTCACTTAAGGGAACATTCTTGAAGCAGTCAGTCGTTTTTGGCAGAGTAGAAGAGCGGCGAACTTTTCTACCCCAGCCCTTAGCAAGAATGTTATTTCAGCATAACTCTAAGGGCGGTGGAAACTCGGGTATTTTGCCCAAGACAAAACTATCTGCCAAAAAGGCCTCCATGCCCTCTTCATTACTTGAAGAAGCTGGTTTGTGTGGTGATACGTTTGATGGGGTAGAAACTGTAGTTGGTGATTTCtgtaagaaagaaagaaagaaagaattcTTTCAGGACTGAGAAGTTATGAACGCTGATAAAGCAGTCCGCCAGTAACGAGAGAAAGGCcttaaaaataaagcaaaatataACACACAAACTCTCTTCTCAGGAACTAAATGCTACGGTTTACATGGCAAGCGCTAATTCCAGTTTCTGTCTggtgcccgtttctcgaaagtcccgaaaagttttcgggctccaaaagccattcgtaaaagtcCGACCCGCtgattctgtaaagctggtcttcttcgtatgttgtaaagagaataaaaattaaaataactgcaaagtttcgtgcctcgagacgccttcgtttttaagatacaaagagaataaTGTCaaccgaaatgcgcccgaaaagtttcgggactttcgagaaacggtccCCTGGTTGCTACATAAACTGTCACGCACATTGATATTCACCTGTGCATTAGCTGTCACGTTAACGCTTTCTGAGACCACACTGTTATCGTTTTCAACTTTGGAGACACTGCTACCTAATCCACTTGATCTTGCTATTGGGGAGGAACCAAACAAAACTCCGCCCTTAGCTGATGGTTGGCTGCTTGGAGCCACACTAGGAAAACCTGTCGACTGCCCAGTACTGCTTTTTATTTGACCACTTAATAACCCTGTGGTGGGTGCATTAAACAAGCTTGATTGGTTACTCTGACCCCTATCTGCAAATGGTCCGCTTGACTGGAAGGACAAAGATCCTCCAAAACTCGAACCTGTTCCAAACACATGGGAACTTGTTGGCTGCGGCATTGATGATGAAGGGCCAATGGAAACACGATCCCCAAGAGGATACAAgctgttggttttctttatctCTTCCTGCTAAAGGAATGCAACAGGCCCAAGACACacgtaataataattatatgacTGTGAGTGCAAATTGATAATAGTAATGTGTTATTACCATTTGCAATTTCTTCACAAAAAATGCTGAAAATTGTACAAGGGTCTGGATAAACCACAAAATAATCAAACTTACAATCGCAGACAAAGTCATTTCACTTAATTGCAGCCTTCTTTTGAAGTTTTCGTGAATAAGCTGTTTCAAACCTTGCTCCTGTGAAGTAAAAGTATATCATAAAAATGTGTATGCAATAATGCTTAATGATGCCATGTATTCTTAGCACAATTTGCATTATTTGTATGTTCAGAAAGCAATATAACCTTCACTTACATATGCATTAGCATTTCCTTTACTATTGGCAGTGTATGCTTCTAAGCGGATCTCCTCAGGAGAGAAATCCAGTAATCCTAAAACAGCAAATCCTTTAGAATGCAGtatagtttttcaaaaaataaccaatactttaaaaaaattaatgtaaacgtcaagtcaaattatttgacaaataCACCATAAGAAAAGGACATTAGGTATGTCATTTTTAAATTACTCTCTCGAAGTCTCCCTACTTGTcccaataacaaaaaaaggcagAAGGGTTGATGCTGTTGTCACAGCTCGTTTTGAGTTTGGCACAGAACCCTTCAGGACCCTAAAGCTAAGATGAAGCAAATCCTGTGTTGATGCGAACTTCAAGTTGACACACTTgttgataatttaaataataatggtcaatatttatacaggaatgtccaatttagcaaagctagtttaaatggagtcctgtttttatgagtcaatttctgaggagggaggaaaccggagtgcccgcaggaaaccctcgaagtcaggttgagatcgactgaaactcaatccacatacaacacttgtagtagaggtggaaggcgtgaatgatgtccgctacgccagcctgacatCCCAAGGAGTAGAGCACAGGGTATtatatcgagatggtcacccatccagatatcaaccccgtccaacagggcttaacttcggtgaacaaacgggaaccggtgttttccctttggtgatagccgtacctctgGGATGATAGCCGTACCTCTGTCATTTATTTATGCACTGAAAAGtgatgcatatatatatatctaaatgtatataatatatatgaatTACAGATGCTGATTAAGTTTACCAGGAAAACTAGGTTCTTCCTTTGTATATGTGTAGCATGAAAGAGGCCACTGCTTGCTCTTTTGCCATATTTCCATATCATTCTTAACAGTTTGTCTGgtggaaacaaaaaatgatatCCAATAAATTATTGGGTGACTCTGGAACTACATGTGCTGTGACTGGTTGATTTAGCAGTCTGTATTCTAGGGTACTGACAGTTTCAATCTGTGGTGTGCTTTCAAGCTCAGTTCAATTTTTAAGAGAtctaataaacatcttactcaCCTCGTTTTCCCAgtccatactgtaagttatggcACCTGTTTTCTTTTCCGCAATGGCCCTTACACTTCGCACTCGGGCCATAAATAGAAGCCGAAAAAAAACCTGGTCCTTTACTTACAGTACAGTCCTCAAACTTGGTTGGAAAGAAGTACGTAAATCAAAATGCGCAGTCAACCAGCTACATTGAATTTTTACACTTTGAGAGTGAAATCATACAGGCCTAATCTACAGCTGCTTTACAGAGAGAACTCAGGCAATACTCTTTGCATAGGGATGAGGAATGTTTTGTGACTTTAGGTCAAAGGGGACTGCCGTATTTTCCACTTATTTGGCTTCTTCAAATCTTGACAACCCTGGATGGTGAATGTGATCTAGCAATTCAAAGAATGCAGCAATGGATATCATGATATAAAGGTAGAGAGATGAGATCACCCTTGTAATCCAAAACAATTTGGAACTTTCTTTCACcactgtttgaaaacaaatgttAATTAAATCAAATCGTAATTAAGTGCCATACTGCCACAAACACTGATAACTCAGTAttgtaaaaacaattattattgcaatgacTTATTTTTGAAATCATTTCTAAAAGAAGTCATTTAGACAACAATTACCAATTTCCTCAAATTAATAGTTCAGTGCTTACTGAATCTGTTGCCTGTCAGCagaattttccttttggttACCAGATAAAGCTTCAAATCGATTCTgtaaaacagaaagaaaatcaTCATATTCGCTTTATCTCCATGTGCCAGTCAAAGACATCATGTAATGCCATGTGCAAAGGTTTAAGAACAAAATTCCACCAAATGCAGTGAAAGCTTGTATGTTCAGGCTTTTTCTGACATTTCAATGGAATCTTAAAGTCATCTTTGATTCCTACTTGGGACTCTGAAAGTCTTTTCAGTTGTTCCTACACCCACTGCCAAACAACCACCATTACATCattatgaataatttatttcaaaactTGATAGCACCTGGCTGTAGAAAGAAGAATTTCCCCACTGTACACCGGTCCGGTTGCTCTGTCGAAAACTTCCACGGGAAAAACCTGACGACCCTTTATTACAGTAAACAAAATTGGTGCACGTACATCAAAATCAACTTTTACTAGGTGGCTATAAGTTTCAATTGGAAATTCAACAGTACACATAAGTGACATAATTTATGCATTGAAATTAATTGATTACCTCGATCTCTAGGGTGTTCGTAGTGACATTTATCTCCGTATCGACAATTTCCACGCAAGAAATACGGGCAGACTGTTGTCGTTTCGTCTGAAATAGATAcctttcatttaaaatgcaagGATTTGCTAGATTTCAGATCATAACAAACGCTAACAAGTAGACGGGTACTCTGAAATCTAGCTGAGGTCTAAAAGTAATAATTTCAAAGCGAGAGGCTATAATTTATCTAAGTCCACAAAAGACCAACCCGATGGATGCTTCATGCGACACTTGTCTCCAAATCTGCAATCTCCTCTCAAAAAATATTGGCAAACAGCCATTGCTAATCATTTAATATCCTGAAGTGAAGTCCTCTGCATCAAACACTTTGCAACACTGTGATGCATACATAACCAGTTTACCTTTGTGAGCCTGCAGGCAATGCCTCAAACATGCTTGAAACGATGCTTGAAACGAGCTTCAAACAGCTGAACAATCAAAACGATACTGGAAGTAAGCAGATATTTACTCAACATTGAAACGCGTCAAAAGCATAACTAACTTTCTAGTTAGGGGTGCATTTAAGTCTGTCAAGCAACCAGGAACGTTCaaatgcaaacgcacacgatacAAGACTTgttcctttgtctttttttgagatcagtgcaTCAGTGATAACCAACAACACCCCGCAATTCTtcttttcgctctgacgaagggctaacgctccaaacgtcagctttctgaatctttcacggtggtaattcaacctttatcgagtcttttgataaaatcaaatttttgtttcactctccggccaccaacgcagcaccatagtttctttggAAATTAGAAATCCAAGCAGCAGAACAGTGCAATTATATAGTGAACTTCTgtaattgttgaaaaatttacGGAAGTTCGGAATGTCCCTAAATGTTTTGACTGAAAAGCCACCGTTTACAATTGTCCTCCTGTACGTTGTGTAAGCTTCAACGATCTGTAAAATTGAATTCAGTTCTTGATTTTGATAACATTAAATTAGTCTATAAAGTTGTCACTCAATGAAGTATTGTTATCCCTGTCGCGTTAAGATGAAGGCGGAGAAATCTTTTACTATTGCTGGCCTGTTTGATGCGTTTCAGCTTTTTCCATAGCGTTGTAGCTTTTTGAAATGAACCATCATTTTAAAGAATTCAGTTTCGCATTATTTCAGGGACCATGTTTAAGAATAATTATAGAACCATTTAAACGTTCAGCTGCTCTTTTGCAGGCGCACTAAATCAAATACAAGCCAGCCAGCATCAGTCTcttcattgttttttgttttttcatctgtctgctctttttttctttttttttttttttttgtcagtctAAAATTAGCATCTACTTTTTCCCTGAAGGAGTGTAAAGGAAAACCGCACACAATTAAGCTTCTGATGACGTGTGTCAAGCAATTCAATTGCGATTCAATGACGTGCACATTTGCTATTGGTTATTGTCATCGGCGAAGTACCATTGGCGGAGAGCCGAAACTCGCTGACACCCCATGCAGCGCTAGTGACGTTGACTCAAACAGCAATTTGGTTAAAAATTGTCTGTATTATTTGCATTCTTTGATGACTTTAGGTATAACAGCActgcaaaacaaacttttttttcttactgGCGATTTCAGTGAAGAACAAACCCACAAGAAACacccggaaaaaaaaatggaaaatgacacGTCAGTGATGTTCAAGCAAAACATACTTATCAACAAtggtcaaaaattattttaaacgACTTGCCTTACGAAAACACAAGGGATATAGTGCTCTATATTTGAAAGCGATAAGTGGTTGGTTTTGCATGATTGCTCATTCATAAAGCAAATCTTTTGATATACACCGCTGTATGGCgtattcacaaaattttcacaAAACCTTTCTTTCTTCATTTGAGGAAGTACAACATAATGCTGTCCAAAGAGAGCACGAAAATGTATCACTGACTTCACATGACAGCATACAAAAGTAATGAAATAAGCAAACAAGCTGTTTCAGGTATTTGTCAAGGAACAATTGATTTTGTGGGTGCTGTAGGGAAAGCTACGCTGTTAAttacgaaatcaatgataatgagttgatgttGGTTGTAATATTTGCTAATGTCATGCAACTGAGACTTTGCTCGACTGATTGATTTCCGTCAAAAGTATCATTCGCTGTGTCAAAGCTACTGGGGCAGGTCAGAAACGGTAGATCTATTCACGACAACGATTATATTAGAGGGGGCAAGCTGGAATTCCAAGATTCAGGAGTTCGTTCATTACGTGAGCCATAACTTTGTACAGGTAAGAATGAGTTCTTGTTCATTATGGGATGGCCGAAAACATTTCTCAATGCCGAAATTCTTCATATCTAAATGCCTAATTTCAACTTGGCAAAGTTCCTGTTTCTTCGAAAGTAAAAACCGTGAAAAGCGAAAGACCAGCCTCCACCGTTTTCTGACCGATGTTGCGCATAGAAGATAAGTTTATGGTCGATTTGTGTTTTCGTTGTTGGACAAGATCCCTTTCATTAAGTGCAGTTGACGTTTTTCGGGGCTCTTGCATTCCAAACTGACGGACCAACATTTCTCAGCAGTACAGTGTACTTGAGGTTAGAATCTCTTTCTAGTCAAACATAGATTTTAAAACTCCAGTAATGCATTGATTCGATTGTGAGGAACTAAATAATTCAGTTTCACCACTCACCTTAACAGTACAGTGATTTACGAATCCACTGCATTGATTTATATATCAAACATTTGTATGTAACTAAGTAAATAGACTTGAGTGATAACCCACTTGTGGCAGCCGCGGAAGTGTGATGACTTTCGTAGagatttttaactttttattaAAGGAAGTGAAACTTttccacagaaactcatttTTGCGTTGCAGCTTATTTCAATTTAAACAGATATGAGGGTAATACTGTGGATTGATAACTGGGACtacaaacaataataaagagCTCAGTTGAATAAATAGGGATAACTGTTACAACAGATTAATGTGTTTTGATCATAAATTGAGGAGATACAATTTTTGGGTAGTTATTTTGGTCGTATTTTGCCCAGAGGTTGGCGCGGTTTCAAAAATTCACCACCTTACATACTTTTTATACTGACTATTATATAATAACTGACCTCCCCAATATTTGTTCATGAAGAGTTCTGATATTGGTGAATACGTCAGAAAATTAGGACCTGACTCGGCATTTGTTACATGTCCATAAGCGAATGACAAAGTGGCCTGCAATCCAGCCAGGCGTGTTTTAGCTTACGGAGACATCATGTTTCTCCCTCCCCACCCTAATATCTCTTTCACCTGGTAAAAAACAACATGGTAGCTAAAACACTGAAAACCCGTAGAGTATAGACTTTCGTGCTCGAGAGAAACTCGGAGGACACCACAAGCGAGATCGCCGCAATTAAAAATTTGTTATAGAAATTTAGAATTTATGGCTTTTCCCTCGCGTCTTGTCCTCCGACTTTCGCGCGACacgtgtatttcgcccgctctGTTACTTTCTGCAATGATAAGGAAATTAATCGCGTCCTCCCTTGTTTAAATTTCCACAGTCATTTTCATACCTACTACGACAGAAATATACTTTCAttacatgtttttaaaaatgttttctatttttacAAATTTATTGTGGAAAATGTAGAATGCGCATATCTTGAATAAATTACACCGGAAGTTGgatgaaataagaaaaatttaCAGAGGGCTTGTCAACAAGTTTAAGGTCAACTTCCCGCTTGATCTGACGAAGATAAAACCAGTCGACGTGAGAAATATTTCTACTTGACGGATAAAACACACTGTCCAGTCTTCACGTACGCATAACCTTTTTTATTGCGGGCAACAAAGAGGCCTAATACTTGTCCAGCCAGTGATATTTTGATCGAAATTTTAGTTCATTCGCTCGTCGTCATTTCTAGTTAtaggaaaaataaaatacacGTGAACAAATCGTGTCAGATTTACTGGTTGACACGTGGATGACAGTGGTTGTCGTTATCTTAAAATATCACTCTTGACATACAAACCAAGTGACAATCAATTCTGAACAGATCATACAGATCATAACACCTGGGGTGGACCAAGTATTTTCTAAGGAGGCGAAGAGGGAGTAGCTGATACCAATCGTGCAAAAAACTGCATCTTAATCTTTTTTAAAATGATCAACGTTTGCCTCAAATCATTACAATTTAGGACATACATACGTATCAACCATTCTTAAAACTTTGCTCCAGACGACAAAAGGTAACTTTACCCCTAGACTCGGTCAATAAACTGTATTTCACATACATTCTTATTCTATTTCTGTTTGCTGAGCTAACGCAAGCAATCCACCCAGTCGACTCCCATCCTCTATATCCGCCCTGCATACGAAACCGACTCTTCGCAACAAGTCCTGATGTAGACAGAGAATATTTGAAGACGGATtacttgataaaaaaaaaatttactgaAAACTGAAGGAGGCAAATTTCTCCCCTGTAGTGCGGGGGTGCGTTTGAGGTTGTTTAAGTCTGGAATATGTTTCGCTATTTCTGGCGAGGAATGCGTCACCAATTGTAAACACTACGTCGGAAGTTGCAGACGACAAGTAGTCACGTAATTTTCCGTTAGGTCattaaagttattttaaattcGCTGTTGTGGCGGATACGGTAATCAAAAACATTGGCGGTCGATTTTCTCCGAAACCCATGTCGAACGTGCGATAGCTCATCCATCACATATAGTAAATAACGGCAAAGTGAGTTTCAAGAATCACTACATCACGTCGGTTATCATCAATTTACAGCGTTCAAGTTGTCCAGGGTAAGAACTGTGACTTTGCTTGAGGCTAGTGCCGATACGTTCCTTATGTCTCTCTCGGCTTGAACCATCAGGTTGCTTGTCATTGCTTTAAGTGTTGGAAAACTCCGTTCAAGTTTCAGAACAAATTGAACGTTTAACTCCTAACTGATGTTTAAATAATGACTTGATTTGTTGATCATCGTGAAACAATGAGTTTTTGAATTGAGAATATCTTTAATAATTGATTGTACTTGTTGATActatttcttgttttctttgaaacgCGTTCTGTTGTCATCAAAGATCATGTATTTCGGATAGAAGCGCTTAAAGTTTTTTAGTGAAAGCTGGAGACAATACGTTACAATAGTGGAACGCGTGACACACGTATTAATTCTTCTATTCACAGGAACTTACAATAGTCGTGTGATTGATTGCCAGACGCCTCTTAAGCAGGACGGTTTAATATGGTGAAGTTCGCGCTAAGCGAGTTGACAAGATACATCGTCATTGTAAGTATacaaatttcttgttttctgaGGGAAACTCTATGAAGCAGAGTTAGTTGTACTCATAAATTGGTCAGAGTGTATTCAGCAGCTGACGATTGCTGTGCAATAATTCACATGGCAGAATGTTATTTCAAGTTACAGAGATTATTACCCATTCGCCGAAAGGAAGCAATGCAAGAATAATGCAACATTCATGAAATTTTGGATGGGTTAGgttacagaatacccgtccactaatTGTCATATGAATTTCGATGCCTTTAAATGGGTCTTAAACCCAATATCCATATCTTTGTCCTTTTTATATGTTTATCTTGCTTGTAGCTAGCATGGATGGCCATCAACATCTACTTGTTTGCCAATGCTTTTATCGAGCTGAACACGAGCAAACGAAATTTTTATCTACGGAAAATTGTTAAGGTGAGTGAGTATTGCTTTCGACTCAGAACCCCTTGGTTTTCGTTTTTCATCCAGGCGAGTCTTCCACTTCGAAGGTTGTTTCGATTGAAGAAGAGACGACCTTAAATACTCCCCCGGGTCAACTTCCTCTATGGGCATGCGCGATTGCTACTCATGATGATTGGGTTAAAATTCTCGTGCCAGTTTTTAAACCGACCAGAATTGTAATCGTACTTTGTTTTACCCACGGAGCTCCAAGGAGTTTGCAAGAACTCGCCGCGTCCAGGAATCGAagccaggccacattggtgggaggcaagtgctcttACCCTGCACCCAGcagcaaagcaaacaaaaaccaaacccAGTTTGTACGCGCCATTTTCCCCGAGCTTTGATTTTTTACTTGGTTCATCGCGCAGTTTGCTCctgatgtgattggttggaaAATTACTGTGATGTTGGCTTTACGACAGTcttttgaaaaccgctctattcgTCACCTTATGGATTAACttaagtcctgactttttcgggcttctatacgcaattgcttaaattgcgttcgtaactgcgatgatcatagcttacttgattttgttttgcatttgtgtTAGGAAGGACTGGCCTTCGCACGTGCCTCAGCAGCTGTTCTCAATTTTAACTGCATGTTAATTTTGTTGACAATGTCAAGGAATTTGCTGTCATTCATCCGAGGCATTGGAGTGAGTACATTAAACCACTGAAGCTTAGTTTGCGACGGTCAACCAGCTGCATGCGAGGGGCAGGTTCCCGTTGTTATGGTGAAGTCACGTACTGACAGACCAAAACGATTTAAGCCTTGCAGCTAAGCTTACGGAGTCAATGATTAATTAGGCTTGTTCCAAGTCGATACTAACTGTTAAAGGAGCCAAAATTGGCGATaacaatataaatatatatatagagagagagagagagagagagagagagagagagagtttagaagtgaccaaggacggacaaccctctgaatgacattttctttggaagaaaaactttttatgccctgagcgggatttgaacccacgtccccctgattaccggttgggtgtgatcaccactacactatcaggacaaccatgctggccacatggccgatatagatagtcagtgggaattttctacgtggtactcccgggctagtgtttttctccaactagatgacactggatcgaccagaatgacgattcacaggcggacgagagaggagaagacaatttatagataagttacaaaggtctctcgagccaacagcccgggagtaccacgtagaaaattcccactgactatctatatcggccatgtagccagcatggttgtcctgatagtgtagtggtgatcacacccaaccggtaatcagggggacgtagaaaattcccactgactatctatatcggccatgtagccagcatggttgtcctgatagtgtagtggtgatcacacccaaccggtaatcagggggacgtgggttcaaatcccgctcagggcattaaaagtttttcttccaatgaaaatgtcattcagagggttgtccgtccttggtcacttctaaactctctataattgattacatttcgccgaggcttggactgtgaatccattagtgatcctctcttgggggcaaagatgggctgttggctcgagagacctttgtaacttatctatatatatatatatatataactaactgcagacagtactgtttcggccttctgggcctcatcagtgcagtgctgatagctaggatgaaggtaggatgaaggtaagcctataagaccacctcgagtgtcccacgcatgtggtacagctcagtcatgccacagtgctcaaaccagagaactagtgagcgtgcgcaattgctatatatatatatatatatatatctattttGGGGAAAAAGGGGTGCCCTTGTGTTAGATTCCGTACTCTTTTTTTCACAAACTTCAAGAATAGCGAGAGTTTTACTTGTGTTCAGTTAGAAAGTGTAGTCAGCGTACACTTACCCTAGTTTTGTAGGCAGTGCTTTTGTTACCAGCTTCCCCTCCCCCTTCTGGATCGTCTAGGTGACGATATCAAGAAGAGAGACCATGAATACCATGCAACAGTTACTGCGCATGTTTCGTGATATCCTCAATTTTATTACAGTGTGGCCACAATGTTCTTCGTTTCCTTGACAAACACAAGACATTCCACAAGTACATCGCCTATATGATTTGTCTTCAAACAGGTATGTTCACTAATGATCCTTTTGTGAAGATATCAATAACGTGCGTATTGCCGAGCGAAAGTGCTGTAACAAggggccatttccgagttcacttcagtttctacttcaaggcgagtctacgtGCGGAgcctttgttatgaatatcagtttttattcatattggaattagaactaattaccatagcaaaaatttcgcacttagactcgctttgaaagcgAGACCGAGGGAAACTCGGAGATTATCCATTGGGGCGGTTCTAAAATAAAGTACTGAACAATTaaatgtgtttttcttttttatttatccaCAGTTATTCATATCGTGGCGCACGTTTTTAACGTGGAGTTTTTCGTGGAATCTCACAAGAGTAATGACCCGTTAATTCAGAGACTTAACAGCTTTCAGGATATGGGAAATGAAACTTATTTAAACCCCATCCGAAATGACAACGCCGTAAGTAAATGTTTGGTCTAATTTCAGCGTGATAAAGTCATCTTGCAAGACCGATTTCGTACGTCACCATTTATCGTGTGGCCTCTTCGCTCGACGCTCAAAGCTCGCTTTTTAGCGTTTGATATCTTGATAATTGTAGGTATGCGAGAAAACGTTTGCCCTTACTACTGCAATAACGTTCACCGTATCGCGAAAAAGCCCACTataaatagctgttatcgcagttgcgcccatg includes:
- the LOC136922108 gene encoding nucleoporin NUP42-like: MAVCQYFLRGDCRFGDKCRMKHPSDETTTVCPYFLRGNCRYGDKCHYEHPRDRGSSGFSRGSFRQSNRTGVQWGNSSFYSQNRFEALSGNQKENSADRQQIQQTVKNDMEIWQKSKQWPLSCYTYTKEEPSFPGLLDFSPEEIRLEAYTANSKGNANAYEQGLKQLIHENFKRRLQLSEMTLSAIQEEIKKTNSLYPLGDRVSIGPSSSMPQPTSSHVFGTGSSFGGSLSFQSSGPFADRGQSNQSSLFNAPTTGLLSGQIKSSTGQSTGFPSVAPSSQPSAKGGVLFGSSPIARSSGLGSSVSKVENDNSVVSESVNVTANAQKSPTTVSTPSNVSPHKPASSSNEEGMEAFLADSFVLGKIPEFPPPLELC